One Mycolicibacterium fallax genomic window, GCGTGACGGTGTTGTCGACCGGGCCCAGATCCATGCTGGGATAGCTGCGGCCCAGGTAGCGATAGCTGAGCAGGCCACCCCAGCGCCGGCGCAATTCGGCGGCGTAGGCCTCCGGATCGCCGGCCAACTCCCGGATGTCGCGCAGCCCGCTCACCGGGACCGCCGCCAGGTCAGCACCGCGTCGTCGGTGGACAGCGTCAGCACGTCGCCGTCGATCCGGGCGTTGCGCAGCTGCGGGCGCTCCAGCAACTCGGGCAGGGTGGACAGCGTCACCTGGTGGTGCAGCACCGCGGTGGCCTCGTCGAGCCGGTACCGGCCGCAGTAGGCGATGCCCGGCTGCCCGGGCTCGGCGCCCGGGCCCGGGGCCAGCTGCGCCGACATCCAGCCGTCGGCGGTGTACAGGATCAGCCCGCGGGGCTGCTCGCCGAACGGCCGGCGCGCGCCGACGTCGAAGGACTCCAGCTGCCAGCCGCCGAGCAGCGCCGAGCGGGTCACGGACATGGTTCTCCTTGGAGTGTTCACGGGGTGATGACGGTGCGGGCGACCGGGCCGGCCGGGGACTGCCGGGCGCCCAGCCCGCGGTTGAGCGCATCGAGCAGGGCGTCGCGGGTCTCCCGCGGATCGATCAGCTCGTCGAAGCCGAGATTCTCCGCGGAGCCGAACGACGCCTGCAGTTCGGCGGCGGCCAGCGCCGCGGCCGCCGCGGCGTCGGCCTTGGCGGCGGCGGTCAGCGCGGCCGCGCTCATCGCGCCCATCGTCGCGCCGGGCCAGCCGAAGGTGCCGGCCTGGCCGTCGAAACCCAGCAGCGCCATCACCATTGATCCGAAGCCGTAGGCCTTGCGCAGCGTCAGGTGCAGCTTGAGGGTGCTCGCGGTGGTCTGCGCGGCGTACATCCGGGCCCCGGCGCGCAGCACCCCGGCCCGCTCGGAGGCGCTGCCGCACAACATCCCCGGGTTGTCGGCCAGGAACACGATCGGCAGGTGGAAGGAGTCGGCGACGGTGATGAAGTGCGCGGCCTTGTCGGCGGCGTCGGTGTCGATCGCCCCGGCGCGCACGCCCGGCTGATTGGCCACCACCGACACCGGGTGCCCGCCCAGATGCCCCAGCGCGCAGACCATCGCGGCGCCGAACGTGGGCGCCACCTCGAACCAGTCCGGGGCGTCCAGAACGACGTCGAGCACCCGGCGGATGTCGTAGCCCCGCCGATTGTCCCGCGGCACGATGTCGAGCAGTTCCGGGGTGGGCCGGGCCCCGGTGCCGGGGCGGTCCGGGGGATAGCACCAGGCGCTGGACGGGAAGTAGGACAGGTAGCGGCGGATGTCGGCAAGCACGGCCGCGTCGTCGGCGCCCAGGTTGTGGATCACCCCGCTGGCCAGCGCGACCGCCGGCCCGCCCAGATCCTGCTTGGACACCTGCTCGCCGGTGGACTCCCGGACCACCGGGGGCCCGGCGGTGAAGATCGCGCCCGCCTCGGTCATGATCCGGAAATCGCAGATCGGGGCGACCAGGGCGCCGTGGCCGGCCGACGGCCCGAGCACCGCCGCGACCGTCGGCACCAGCCCCGAGCAGCGCGCCTGGGTGATCAGATCGGTGCGCGAGCGGCCGTGCCGGCCGGGCCGGAAGCCGGCGCCCTCCAACAGCATCACCAACGGAATCCGGTTGCGCAGCGCCAATTCCGCGAGCCGGTCGCGTTTGGCGTTGCTGCCCGCGCCGATGGTGCCCGCCGCGGTGGTGAAGTCCTCGGCGCCCACCATCACCGGGTTCCCGTCGATGCACCCCGAGCCGGCCACGATCCCGTCGGCCGGGGTTTCCGGGCCGCCGACCAGGGTGCCGAACTCGCGGAAGCTGCCCGGGTCGAGCAGCGCCTCGACCCGGGCCCGGGCGTCGAGCTTGCCGGTGGCGTGGTGTGCGGCCAGCCGGGCCGGCCCGCCCATCGCGCGGGCCGCGGCGCGGCGCCGGGCCAGGTCGGCCAGGGTGTCCGCCCAGCCGGTCGGCGGTGTCGTCATTGCTCTCCTCACGCCCGACGTTGACCATACCGAATTACTTACTGTAGCGTCGCCAGCATGGTCGGCAGGCTGAAGATCGACCGTGGCATCCCGAGTCGGCTCGACCGCGTGCCCGACGTCGCGCGCGCCCACGAGGCGGCCGGCTACGACGGCTGCTGGGCCGGGGAGATCAACCACGATCCGTTCCTGCCGCTGACGCTGGCCGCCGAACACACCGCCCGCATCGAGCTGGGCACCTCCATCGCGGTCGCCTTCGCGCGCAGCCCGATGACCGTCGCGCAACTGGGCTGGGACCTGCAGGACTATTCCGGCGGCCGGTTCATCCTCGGACTGGGCACCCAGGTCCGCGCGCACATCGAGAACCGGTTCGCCATGCCGTGGAGCGCCCCGGTGGACCGGATGGCCGAATACGTTGCGGCACTGCGGCAGATCTGGTCCTGCTGGGCCACCGGCGAGAAGCTGGCCTTCGAGGGCGAGTTCTATCGGCACACCCTGATGACGCCGATGTTCACCCCGGAACCCAGCGGGCAGCCGGCCCCGCGGGTGTATCTGGCCGCGGTCGGCGGCGCGATGACCGCGCTGGCCGGCCAGAGCGCCGACGGGCTGATCGCGCACGCCTTCACCACCCGGCGCTACCTGGAGGAGGTCACCCTGCCCGCGCTGGCCCGCGGGCTGGCCCGGTCCGGGCGCGACCGCGCCGAGCTGGAGGTGTGCGCGCCGGTGTTCATCGTCACCGGCCGGGACGACGCCGAGCGGGCCGCCGCCGCGGCGGCCTTCCGCCGGCAGATCGCGTTCTACGCCTCCACCCCGGCCTACCGCCCGGTGCTGGACCGGCACGGCTGGGGCGAACTGCAGCCGGAGCTGCGCCGGCGGTCACTGCGGGGCGACTGGGCGGCGATGGCCGAGCTGATCGACGACGAGATGCTGGGCACCTTCGCCGTCGTCGCCGAGCCCGACCGGGTTGCCGAGGCGCTGGCCGCCCGATGCGCCGGAGCGATCGACCGGGTGCTGCCGGGCTTCGCCGCCGGCACCCCCGAGCCGGTGATCGCCGCCGTGCTGGAGCAGCTGAAGGGAGCCCGATGAGGGACCGAATCGGCGGGCGCACCGTCGTGATCACCGGGGCCGCCCGGGGGATCGGTTACGCCACCGCGACCGCGCTGCTGGACCGCGGCGCCCGGGTGGTGATCGGCGACCGCGACGTCGCCGCCCTGGCGCAGGCGCTGGCCAACCTCGGCCCGGCCGCACCGGTCAGCGGGCACCCGCTGGACGTCAGCGACCCGGCGTCGTTCGCCGAGTTCCTGGACCGGGCCCGCGCCGACGGCGGCGGGGCGATCGACGTGTTGATCAACAACGCCGGGGTGATGCCGGTCGGGGCGTTCCTGGCGCAGTCCGAACGGGCCATCGAGACCGCCATCGACGTCAACCTGCGCGGGGTGCTCAACGGCTGCCGGCTGGTGCTGCCGGAGATGGTCGCCCGCGGCCGCGGCCACATCATCAACATCGCCTCGCTGGCCGGGGTGGTGCCGGTGCCCGGCCAGGTGGTCTACGCGGGCACCAAGTTCGCGGTGGTCGGGCTGTCCTGCGCGATGGCCGACGAGTTCGCCGGGGCCGGCGTGGCGGTCAGCGTGGTGATGCCGCCGTTCACCCGGACCGAACTGATCGCCGGCACCAAGAACTCCGGCGCCAGCAGGCCGATCGAACCGGCGGTGATCGCCAAGGCCATCGTGAAAACCCTGAACCGGCCGAAAACCCATGTGGCCGTGCCGTATCCGATGCGGTTCGTGTCCCCGCTGCTGTCCCTGATGGGACCGCGAACCCGACGCACCACGAATCGGGTGCTCGGGGCCGACCGGTTGTTCCTGGACTTCGACGCCGCGGCCCGCGCGTCGTATCAACAGCGCGCCGAGTCGGCCACCGGCGTGCTCCCCGGCGAGAAAGGCCCCAACCAGCGATGACACCGACCAGCTGCGCCGACGCCGCGATGCTTGCCGACCCGCAGGCCTACACCGACGAACAACGCCTGCACGCCGGCCTGACCCGGCTGCGCGCCACCGCGCCGGTGGCCTGGGTCGAGGTGCCCGACTACGCGCCGTTCTGGGCGATCACCAAGCACGCCGACATCATGGAGATCGAGCGCGCCGACGACATCTTCACCAACGCGCCGCGGCCGGTGCTGGTCACCAAGGCCAACGACGAACTGCAGGCCGGCGTCGGCATCCGCACCCTGATCCACACCGACGACCCGCTGCACCGCGACCTGCGGGCGATCGGCGCGAACTGGTTCCGGCCCAAGGCGATGCGGGCGCTGCAGGCCCGCGCCGACGAACTCGCCCGGCGCTTCGTCGACACCATGGTGACCGCCGGACCGGAATGCGACTTCGTCCAGCAGGTCGCGGTCAACTACCCGCTGTACATGATCATGACGCTGCTCGGGGTGCCCGAATCGGACTTCGGGCTGATGCTCAAGCTGACCCAGGAACTCTTCGGCAACGACGACGAGGAGTACAAGCGCAACGTCGACCAGGCCGAGCAGGCCACCGCGCTGCTGGAAATGTTCTCCTACTTCACCGCGCTGACCGCGTCCCGGCGCGCGAACCCCACCGACGACCTGGCCTCGGCGATCGCCAACGCCACCCTGGACGGCGCACCGCTCAGTGACATCGACACGGTGTCCTACTACGCGATCGTCGCGGCCGCCGGGCACGACACCACCAGCGCCAGCATCTCCGGCGGCATGCTGGCGCTGCTGCAGCACCCCGACCAGCTGGCCCGGCTGCAGGCCGACCCGGCGCTGATGCCGCTGGCCGTCGACGAGATGATCCGCTGGACCACCCCGGTCAAGGAGTTCATGCGAACGGCCCAGCGCGACTACCGGATTCGCGGCGTGGACATCGCAGCCGGGGAGTCGGTGCTGCTGTCCTACGCCTCGGCGAACCGGGACGAGGAGATCTTCGCCGACCCGTTCCGCTTCGATGTGGGCCGCGACCCGAACAAGCACCTGTCCTTCGGCTACGGCGTGCACTACTGCCTCGGCGCGGCGCTGGCCCGGATGGAGATCAACAGCTTCTTCACCGAGCTGCTGCCGCGGCTGCGCTCGGCGGAGCTGGCCGGCACCCCGGCGTTCATGGCCACCACCTTCGTCGGTGGCCTCAAACACCTGCCGATCCGCTACGAGCTGCGCTGAGCCCCGCTCAGCGCTGCGCGGCGGTGGCGGCGTCCAGCCGGGACTTGAAGTCGGCGTAGCCGCCGCCGGCGCGGTCCTTGTGCTGGCTCAGCGCCTGGATCGAGACGTCGTGATCGACAACGGTCGCCCGCAGCGCGCCGACGGTGGCCTGCTCGCGCGGCACGTGCGTGAACGGGTCGAAGTGATACAGCCGCATGGCGTTTTCGTGGGTGATCTTGTTGATCTCGTCGTCGGGAACGGCATTGGCGGTGAACACCTCCCACAGTTCCTCCGGCGCGCCGGGCCACATCGAGTCCGAGTGCGGGTAGTCCATCTCCCAGCAGATGTTGTCCACCCCGATCAGCTGGCGGTTGGCCACCCCGACCGGATCGGAGATGAAGCAGGTCATGAAGTGCTCCTTGAACACCTCCGAGGGGAGCTTGTCGCCGAAGTTCTGATGCGTCCAGGTCGAGTGCATCTCGTAGGTGCGGTCCACCCGGTCCAGGAAGTAGGGGATCCAGCCGGTGCCACCCTCGCTCAGCGCGATCTTGACGTCCGGGTAGGCCTTGATCGGCGCCGACCACAGCAGGTCGGCGGCGGCCTGCACGATGTTCATCGGCTGCAGGGT contains:
- a CDS encoding lipocalin-like domain-containing protein yields the protein MSVTRSALLGGWQLESFDVGARRPFGEQPRGLILYTADGWMSAQLAPGPGAEPGQPGIAYCGRYRLDEATAVLHHQVTLSTLPELLERPQLRNARIDGDVLTLSTDDAVLTWRRSR
- a CDS encoding acyl-CoA carboxylase subunit beta — its product is MTTPPTGWADTLADLARRRAAARAMGGPARLAAHHATGKLDARARVEALLDPGSFREFGTLVGGPETPADGIVAGSGCIDGNPVMVGAEDFTTAAGTIGAGSNAKRDRLAELALRNRIPLVMLLEGAGFRPGRHGRSRTDLITQARCSGLVPTVAAVLGPSAGHGALVAPICDFRIMTEAGAIFTAGPPVVRESTGEQVSKQDLGGPAVALASGVIHNLGADDAAVLADIRRYLSYFPSSAWCYPPDRPGTGARPTPELLDIVPRDNRRGYDIRRVLDVVLDAPDWFEVAPTFGAAMVCALGHLGGHPVSVVANQPGVRAGAIDTDAADKAAHFITVADSFHLPIVFLADNPGMLCGSASERAGVLRAGARMYAAQTTASTLKLHLTLRKAYGFGSMVMALLGFDGQAGTFGWPGATMGAMSAAALTAAAKADAAAAAALAAAELQASFGSAENLGFDELIDPRETRDALLDALNRGLGARQSPAGPVARTVITP
- a CDS encoding TIGR03617 family F420-dependent LLM class oxidoreductase, translating into MVGRLKIDRGIPSRLDRVPDVARAHEAAGYDGCWAGEINHDPFLPLTLAAEHTARIELGTSIAVAFARSPMTVAQLGWDLQDYSGGRFILGLGTQVRAHIENRFAMPWSAPVDRMAEYVAALRQIWSCWATGEKLAFEGEFYRHTLMTPMFTPEPSGQPAPRVYLAAVGGAMTALAGQSADGLIAHAFTTRRYLEEVTLPALARGLARSGRDRAELEVCAPVFIVTGRDDAERAAAAAAFRRQIAFYASTPAYRPVLDRHGWGELQPELRRRSLRGDWAAMAELIDDEMLGTFAVVAEPDRVAEALAARCAGAIDRVLPGFAAGTPEPVIAAVLEQLKGAR
- a CDS encoding SDR family oxidoreductase, whose product is MRDRIGGRTVVITGAARGIGYATATALLDRGARVVIGDRDVAALAQALANLGPAAPVSGHPLDVSDPASFAEFLDRARADGGGAIDVLINNAGVMPVGAFLAQSERAIETAIDVNLRGVLNGCRLVLPEMVARGRGHIINIASLAGVVPVPGQVVYAGTKFAVVGLSCAMADEFAGAGVAVSVVMPPFTRTELIAGTKNSGASRPIEPAVIAKAIVKTLNRPKTHVAVPYPMRFVSPLLSLMGPRTRRTTNRVLGADRLFLDFDAAARASYQQRAESATGVLPGEKGPNQR
- a CDS encoding cytochrome P450, whose amino-acid sequence is MTPTSCADAAMLADPQAYTDEQRLHAGLTRLRATAPVAWVEVPDYAPFWAITKHADIMEIERADDIFTNAPRPVLVTKANDELQAGVGIRTLIHTDDPLHRDLRAIGANWFRPKAMRALQARADELARRFVDTMVTAGPECDFVQQVAVNYPLYMIMTLLGVPESDFGLMLKLTQELFGNDDEEYKRNVDQAEQATALLEMFSYFTALTASRRANPTDDLASAIANATLDGAPLSDIDTVSYYAIVAAAGHDTTSASISGGMLALLQHPDQLARLQADPALMPLAVDEMIRWTTPVKEFMRTAQRDYRIRGVDIAAGESVLLSYASANRDEEIFADPFRFDVGRDPNKHLSFGYGVHYCLGAALARMEINSFFTELLPRLRSAELAGTPAFMATTFVGGLKHLPIRYELR